From one Esox lucius isolate fEsoLuc1 chromosome 11, fEsoLuc1.pri, whole genome shotgun sequence genomic stretch:
- the LOC105008970 gene encoding ferritin, middle subunit, which translates to MESQIRQNYHRDCEAAINRMINMEMYASYTYTSMAFYFSRDDVALPGFAHFFKENSDEEREHADKLLSFQNKRGGRIFLQDIKKPDRDEWGSGLEAMQCALQLEKTVNQALLDLHKISSDKVDPHLCDFLETHYLNEQVEAIKKLGDYITNLNKMDAANNKMAEYLFDKHTLGSKS; encoded by the exons atggagtCTCAGATCCGCCAGAACTACCACCGTGACTGCGAAGCCGCCATCAACCGGATGATCAACATGGAGATGTATGCCTCTTACACCTACACATCAATG GCTTTCTATTTCTCCCGTGACGACGTGGCTCTGCCTGGTTTCGCTCACTTCTTCAAGGAGAACAGCGATGAGGAGCGTGAGCACGCTGACAAGCTGCTCTCCTTCCAGAACAAGAGAGGAGGACGCATTTTCCTGCAGGACATCAAG AAGCCTGATCGTGATGAGTGGGGCAGTGGGCTGGAGGCCATGCAGTGTGCTCTGCAGTTGGAGAAGACTGTGAACCAGGCCCTGCTGGACCTGCACAAGATTTCCTCTGACAAGGTCGACCCCCAT CTCTGTGACTTCCTGGAGACTCACTACCTCAATGAGCAGGTAGAGGCCATTAAGAAGCTGGGCGACTACATCACCAACCTCAACAAGATGGATGCCGCCAACAACAAGATGGCAGAGTACCTGTTTGACAAGCATACCCTGGGGAGCAAGAGTTAA
- the LOC105008971 gene encoding ferritin, middle subunit-like: MESQIRQNYHRDCEAAINRMINMEMYASYTYTSMAYYFSRDDVTLPGFAHFFKENSDEEREHADKLLSFQNKRGGRIFLQDIKKPDRDEWGSGLEAMQCALQLEKTVNQALLDLHKSSSDKVDPHLSDFLETHYLIEQVEAIKKLGNYITNLTKMDAANNKMAEYLFDKHTLGSKS; encoded by the exons ATGGAGTCTCAGATCCGCCAGAACTACCACCGTGACTGTGAAGCAGCCATCAACCGGATGATCAACATGGAGATGTATGCCTCTTACACTTACACATCAATG GCTTACTATTTCTCCCGTGACGACGTGACTCTGCCTGGCTTCGCTCACTTCTTCAAGGAGAACAGCGATGAGGAGCGTGAGCACGCTGACAAGCTGCTCTCCTTCCAGAACAAGAGAGGAGGACGCATTTTCCTGCAGGACATCAAG AAGCCTGATCGTGATGAGTGGGGCAGTGGGCTGGAGGCCATGCAGTGTGCTCTGCAGTTGGAGAAGACTGTGAACCAGGCCCTGCTGGACCTGCACAAGAGTTCCTCTGACAAGGTCGACCCCCAT CTATCTGACTTCCTGGAGACCCACTACCTCATTGAGCAGGTGGAGGCCATTAAGAAGCTGGGCAACTACATCACCAACCTCACCAAGATGGATGCCGCCAACAATAAGATGGCAGAGTACCTGTTTGACAAGCACACCCTGGGGAGCAAGAGCTAA
- the LOC105008973 gene encoding ferritin, middle subunit-like, with translation MESQVRQNYHRDCEAAINRMVNMEMYASYTYTSMAYYFSRDDVALPGFAHFFKENSDEEREHADKLLSFQNKRGGRIFLQDIKKPEQDEWVNGLEAMQCALQLEKKVNQALLDLHKISSEKVDAHLCDFLETHYLNEQVEAIKKLGNYITNLTKMDAANNKMAEYLFDKHTLGSQS, from the exons ATGGAGTCTCAGGTACGCCAGAACTACCACCGCGATTGCGAAGCTGCAATCAACCGAATGGTTAACATGGAGATGTATGCCTCTTACACCTACACTTCAATG GCTTACTATTTCTCCCGTGATGACGTGGCTCTGCCTGGCTTCGCTCACTTCTTCAAGGAGAACAGCGATGAGGAGCGTGAGCACGCTGACAAACTGCTCTCCTTCCAGAACAAGAGAGGTGGGCGCATTTTCCTGCAGGACATCAAG AAACCAGAGCAAGATGAGTGGGTCAATGGTCTGGAGGCCATGCAGTGTGCTCTGCAATTAGAaaagaaagttaaccaggccctGCTGGACCTGCACAAGATATCGTCAGAGAAGGTGGACGCCCAT CTCTGTGACTTCCTGGAGACCCACTACCTCAATGAGCAGGTGGAGGCCATTAAGAAGCTGGGCAACTACATCACCAACCTCACCAAGATGGATGCAGCCAACAACAAGATGGCAGAGTACCTGTTTGACAAGCACACCCTGGGGAGCCAGAGCTAA